The Halictus rubicundus isolate RS-2024b chromosome 6, iyHalRubi1_principal, whole genome shotgun sequence genome contains the following window.
GACCTCCGGTAAGATcgatatataatttcaattcaaaTGTGATTTATCGTTATGAACATGATACAATGAATTTCGTTTCAGCTCGAGGGAGTGAAAGTTTTCGTAATGATTTACAAAGAAGTGGAAGTCGCTCTAGGCATAAACAGTTACTACAGTAAACAACGACTCGTTGAAAAGTGTCCGGAGAACATAAAAGTATTGCGACATCCGGATCATGCGAGAGTAGGCGTCTTCCTTTGGGCTCATCATGAGAAAATTGTGGTCGTTGATCAGAGCATCGCATTTCTCGGTGGCATTGATCTGTGCTACGGCCGATGGGATAATAATCAGCATAGACTAGTGGATTTGGGTAAatcaaattaaagaaaaatacgGGAGTTgctcttttaattttaattcaatcGTTTCTAGCTCAGTCTTTTACTTATAGGTTCCAGTCATCATTCTAGCATCTACATTCCGTCCGGAGGAAGGTGCATCAATACTAGTAGCAAGAAAGTAGCGAACCCCAAAAAGTCCAAACACGTCTTTCTGCCGCTAGCTATAGCAACCAATACAATTGTAATGGTCACTACGAAAACAATACCTGTAATGTAAGCGGTCTATTAAGACAGGAAACATActtgatttttcattttaacataatttatttttcaaggcCAACGGTCAGCACCAAAACGACAATGTCACTAGCGATACCACAGTTGACTCCGGAGGATTTACTGTTAATGCCACAGCCGGACGAAATGGACACTGTGAAATGCAACACCCCAAATACGGAGCGGAAGAATCTGTTCGGAATGGCGAAAGACACCATGGGCAAAGTGAAGCAAAACATCAAATTGAAGAGGCAGGAGTTGATTAATATGGTGTACAACCCGAACGAGGAAAGTAGCGACGAAGAGGATGTCGTCGACAGGTGAGCTTCTCTTTTTCAAAGAGACTTGATGCACGAATAATCGACAGACTGTtaagaaatttatattattcaGCGGCACGTTGCACACTCTAATTGACACTGACGAACCAATGATACAGAGCGAGGCAGACACGTTTTCCAAGTATTCAGGCACCGCTAAACTCTGGCTCGGAAAGGACTACACGAATTTCATCGTGAAAGATTTCAATGATCTCGAGAAACCGTATCGGGATCTAGTAGATAGGAGCACGACTCCCAGAATGCCGTGGCATGACATAGGGGTGATGGTGCAAGGTGCAACGGCTAGGGACGTTGCTAGACATTTCATTCAACGTTGGAACGCGATAAAGGTGAGCACTTGCATTTTCAGACCCTTTCGGGGTTCCTGGAGATCTCGGACCCTTGAAAATCTCTGATTTCGTGATCTATTCCGATTTCGTAGATGGAGAAAGCAAAATTGAATATATCTTATCCGTTCCTATTGCCCAAATCGTACAAGAACTGTAGAAGCTACGTACCGTTCATTGATCCATCAGACGTGCATAATGTTCAGTGTCAAGTTCTGAGATCGGTCAGCTCTTGGTCAGCTGGCTTCCTCGATTCAGAAACGTTAGAGCAAAGCATACAAGAAGCTTACATAGACGCTATCAGTAAAGCCGAGAGGTAAGTTTAGTTCGTACCCTTGCGCTAATAGTATTGTTGtttaatgattaaaaattgattttagatACATATACATAGAAAACCAGTTCTTTATTACACTGGCATCTATGGAAAGGACCGCTGTGAAGAATCGTATAGGAGAAACGTTGTTCAAACGAATCAAGAGAGCTCACCGAGAGGGTGCAGTGTTTAGGGTGTTCGTGATCATGCCACTATTGCCGGGTTTCGAGGGCGAAGTTGGGGGGCCAAGTGGTACAGCCCTGCGCGCTATTACTCACTGGAATTACGCTTCTATATCCAGGTAAGAATTTGTTACGAATTTAACACTGGAAGATGCATGTATGCGTGTTTTTACTTTGGTTCATAGGGGTAAAGACGCTATCTTGAATCGACTATACGAAGCAGGAATAGAAGATCCAAGCGAATATATTACTTTTCATGGATTAAGGGCACATGCAATGTTGAATGGTACATTGGTAACAGAATTGATTTACGTTCACAGCAAATTATTAATTGTGGACGACAACACAGTAATTTGTGGTTCAGCCAATATCAACGACAGAAGCATGATAGCGAGTAGAGATAGCGAAATTGCAGTGATAATCCGAGTAAGTAGCGTGTAATAATCGTTTAGTGTAAAATTTGAATTCAAGAATCTGAAGAATTGTTTTTCGATTATAGGATCAAGAATTTGAGGATGGTAGAATGAACAATATACCATTTCTTTGTGGTAAATTTGCTGGATCGTTAAGGAAGCAATTAATGTCTGAACATCTGGGGTTGTTAGAGACAAACGAGGAGATAGATTTGACTGATATAGTTAAAAAATCATTCTACAGAGATATCTGGTGTGCTAGAAGCAACCAGAACACGGAAATCTACGAAGAAGTATTCCATTGCATTCCCACGGACAAAGTTGTGAATTTTTCTATGTTGAAGCAGTATCAGAACGAGGAACCACTTTGCTCGTCCGATCCACGATGGGCTCAAGAAATGGTTGGAAAAATAAAGGTAATGACTGTTCGACTCTGTGGATATTGTTTCAAAGAGTTCCTAACATTTCTCAATATTCTTTTAGGGTCATCTTGTGAATATGCCACTGAACTTTTTATGTAATGAAGATTTAAAGCCTGCTGCTGGTACAGTAGAAGGAATTATGCCAACAGCGTTGTGGACGTAAATAATAGAAATTAGAATTTATACAATTAATAACACGACACCCAGTATTTTATCAGTTACAAGTACAAGAAACTAAaaagtatttaataatttattgataGGAAACAATTGTTACACTTCAACATTCCaaataataacaattatattaatgaaataattgtGAATAGTTTAATACTAATTTTATTCGTTTAACTATCTCGAACATTTTATAATCGACGTTAACATGTCGACCATAATGAGTAAAACGATTTCTATTAGTACTTAATCATGATTTCATCAAGTTGACTTTTGTACTgaaaacattattttgtaatattatttatttttagttAACAACAAGCCTAATAAATGACAGTCTACACATTCTATATGCTTGTGTTGTTTGTTAGTAGTTTCAATGTTTGTAATGCTGGACATATAGTCGTTAATATAATACAAAGATCATGATAATTACAAAACAAGTTTCGTAAATTAACAAAACGTATCACTTacgattaaatattttcttcatgGTGTCACAATTTTCAAATCTTCCGCCAGATAACATTTGAATTCGACGAACCATCATGGCGGCTTTAACGGCATCATTTCCTCTGTTCATTTCAATTAAAtctgaacaataaaaaataaattgtaatcaAATGTAATATGACAAAAGAACTTGTGTTGGATTGATTATTGAACTGTATTCATCGCTAGACCATTTGAAATATTAAGTGACGAAAAGTATTACATTATCACTCCCAAACCGATAATCTGTTCcttcaatttaaaattttttcattattaataaaTCGTACTAAACAATATGATCGATCGAGGACAACCTATAGACAAACTACAATAGAAATAATGTTATATATAAAGAGTGTAAATAACGTACAGTATAATtaggaaaatatagaataaaaattagatGAAGTGAAAATATAAGCTGTATCAATTTAACGTCAAAGtaataaatctaaaatattgaGAGAAAGGTAAGGGATTACGTATCCTGAGAAAGCTTCGTAGACATGTTACCCCTTCACAGTTCACGGAACTAATGAACCCGAAACCAGAAACCATTAGCATTGGATCTGGAGACATTCGAAAGTGAGGGAAATTTATCTCGTGGTGGCGCGCTATTTCAAATTCAGATATGAACCGACAAATGTAACAAGAACAAGTTGCAATTGTATATCAATAAGGGTGCTCGAATTAATTTCATTCATGATATACCCATCATTACCTATAACCTTCTCGAAAAACGGTAAacaatttgaaatttgaaaaactaaagaactttgaaaataattaaaatttttaaatgtccaTAAACGAGCTACAGGAAATAGATCATAACACTTTTACAATATTCAAAATCATAATTGAtcgttgaaaatattaatcGCTATGAAGGTAAATATACATTGTACAACAGTATCAAATTCTTTGTAATGTATGTAGATATATATTTATTCGTATTGTTTCTTAACTCTAATAATACATTCATGAATATCACATAAATGGTCATAtaagtaaatgaaaatattcaaaaatattgtTGTGAGAATCTTATATTTGTACGTATTTTCCACGACCTCTACCTAATGGAGGAAAATTCATGTCTGCAATATTGTCTCCATTAATGGCAGTACCTCTTCCTCCAAGTACAGGAAAGTTATCAAGATAATTTTCTTCCACATTGCTCACAGCCTTTGCCACTGTCTTGGGTGGTCTCAGAGGTCTCCCTGGTATAATTATATTGTTTCCATTATGTTTACCATGATCTATTATTTCCAGTTGCTTGCATTGATTACGTCGTCGTTGTTCATCTTTATGAGTTCTTTCAGACACTTTTTCTCTATAGTCTGAACCTACTCCAGTCATAGAAATTGTTTTGCACGGTGCACTGATGGACAGTTTGCTCAAGTCAAGGTCAATGGTATCTTGCCTAGTGGAATTGAAGTTCGCTTGAGGCATAGGGCGATGGATACCATCTATCATTGGTATGTCCAAGTATTCACAGCAATGGTCGCAGATTGTATAACCCCATCTTTTTACTATGGACATACTACAATACAAAGGGCTGTCTGATATCTTATGAAACTCGCACTCAAGGCCACTTACAAAAGCAAAAAAATCTTTCCCAAATTCATCTTCTGCGACAACCAGAGGAATGCTACGACTGTCCACATTCTCTGCAGCAGCATTTCTCAATCCACCGAATAAAGCCTCCAAAGAATATATTAAGAAGTCATCCACATTTCCATTGGATTTTTCGCACATTTTTTCTAACAAAGATACCACGACAGGAGCCATGTCTTTTACAGTGAATAATGGGGGATACTTATTCCCAGTCATATTAGATTTTAAAATTTGTACCAGCTTTTCGTACATGTATGCAAAGTCACTCTGTCCGTCTGGATGTTCGACAGGTATTTTATGAGTTTCCTGGCTCATTTCTAATGCTTCTCCCCTCCACCCTAATGGAATTTTCATACTGACTATCTCATGGTAGACATTTTCTATGCCAGCGTCTAAACTGAATTCTGCCACAGCGAATTCGGCAGGACAAAATTCGTACTTATTAATTCCTACATCTCTTCTATAGAACCAGTTCACGTGTatgaatataaatttcaatttgtcCAAGCTGTTGTGCTTCTTGCCCATAGTGATCACGGACTGTATGTATTCTAACATGTTCTGGTAGAACTCCTGCTCCTTCTTCCCTCGGAGATCAACTTCATTTAAGCTTTCTCCTAACGCTGTCCTTTTCTCCATGGATCCTTGAGCTTGTATCTTGCTATCTTTGGCTCGTGACTGATAGTGTGCTTTCTTTTCGTGGGACAAATTGCTCCAGTCCACGCTTAGTTGCGGATCTCTTTGAACATCCCGTAAACCACCGGGATATGACTTCCCAAGTTTCTCTTGTTGTGTCTTCCAATCAATCATGAAAAAATAGAATGAGTTCTTCcctttattgttttttgacatTTTGGATTAAATACTGTCTTTACAGTTCGAATAATTTACAGAGAAATCCAACAGCTCCGGAGCGAACAAAGACCTCTTATAGATGTGTAAATATTATGTGAATTTGACCTGACCACACGTATCTAACTTGCTGAATTCCTCGCGTAAATGGTATAGTTTGGTATGGTCACGTGTGGTACACACCAGTGCTGAAATATTGTTCAACTGTTTTCGCACATGCGCGTCCAAAACAGTAGCGCATCTTTATTATGCTTTGTTCTCTTTTCGCACTCGATTCATCAACAATTCCGCAACAATTATTGCTTATAAAGAATTTAAAGTACTAACAACATAGCTTCTAAACGGATAAATTCAAGCATCACATTCGGAACGAAACGCTTCTCTTTTCCTTCCAGTTTAAACTTTGAACTATTCAAATTAACCGCCACAGTTAGCACAACTACTCTGTTGCACTCTGGCGAGCAACTTGAGAACACAATCACAATTGTTGGACCTTTCTTATTCGGTTCCAGCAGACCATCTGGCTCAGTGTTTACACGTTGTGTGTTTGGATAAATGCCATCGTTTTTAGCGATGtgttgaaacaaatttttttacattcgATAGCAACGTTGCTGTAGTTGATTTTTCTGTACCGGTTTATCGTTTAGTTAGTAATCAAAATGACATATTTAAGTTCGTGGGAAGAATTCGAGAAAGGCGCTGAGAGGTTATACCTTCAGGATCCAATGAAAGTGAGTTTCAAAGATATTTACGATGATTATTTTGTTGCTATCGTAGCCATGTATAAAAAATGATGTGTAGTTTTTAATAACGACgttatgtaaatatatttcatTCAACAATTCGAGGGAATGCCATGGGTAATATAGGTTGACATGCATTGACATGACAATGACACGTCATTCATTCGAAGCGAAATCAAATTTTCCTTCGATTTTATCTACCACGAAAACGACATTACATTACGTACGCAGTAcgctcgaaataaatttttatcgtgTTCGtgcataaaaatattaaaagttaatgGTTTTCTataatctttatttattttagacaACAGGTAAAGCTCGtttaatatgtatatgtacacgtGATATATGCTAAGTATAGTTTCCTATGTGTAAGTTTATAATCGATTGTTTTCTTGTTTCAGACACGGTATACAATGAAATATTGCCATAGTAAAGGTGTTCTATGTTTAAAACTTACAGACAATCGAACGGTAAGCACTACCATTATAATATAACTTACCTGATCATTCTTACAGACTTATCATGAATAATACAATGATCATTTTTATGTCGCAGTGCCTACAGTATAAAACAGAGATAGCACAGGACTTAAAGAAGATGGAAAAGTTTATAGGAAATCTGATGAGGCACATGGCGTCTAAAGAAAGCTAAATAAAGGACTAGACAATATTAGGGAcatttctctcttttcttttttttttaacttaagGAATAAAAGTGCTGCGCATTCAATTCATTGTTTATGTTTCATTTCATGAGCTTCAATGACTGATGGGATTATAGATATTTAATTTGAATGAGGTATAAAAACTTTCTTAAATATACAATATGTGCATAAATGTCtattttgtatttatttaaagCTTCACGCTCATTTCGGCTGATGACGTTGCCTCCTTGTTAAAGTTCTGAAACAATACGAAACGGAGATGCATTAAACGACCaacgaatatttttgttttacaaaaaaaaaaaaaattacaattttgtttaaaacaaaaatatacgtGAAAACGTGACCGCGGAAGTTTCGTCTAAGAGTACCAATACTATTTAGCAAGTGTAATGGTATTATTCCAACGATAAGTGAGCAGTGTAAAATGCATTAGGTATTAATAAAGCCAGATCTCGATTCGAATCAATCTCTGATACTGATGAACGTGACAAGGGGGAAAAGCGCGAAGCAACGAAAAGAAGCActtacgatattatgggctgcAAAACAGCGTCCAGAGTAGTATCAACAGGAGGGTAGATTTCTTGGTTTGAAGACAGTTCATAGCGTACCTCTCCCCCTAATTGCAATTGCGTCTATACCAAACAAAACTATTTTACTAATTCACTATGCAGAAAATCGTGTACGATACAACACACTACATTCTAGAGATAGCATTTCGTTCGATCGGTCCTGGATTGGTCCAGGATTCGCATCGATTCTGCGAAACACCGCAACGAAATACTATAACTAGCAT
Protein-coding sequences here:
- the Pld gene encoding phospholipase D, which translates into the protein MSESVTTQEEDQNVVLEHMNSNDSEFDDALGVPESLDATLNEHQTSDVQIKDNTDNSEHLGVIPFSAIHQLPKKPNSQNCNVFIPGEEVHVRIIDNERSVTTHPLNPNLYTIEFRHGCFTWTIKKRYKHIQNFHNQLKIYRASLDIPFPTKSHKERRNSLKSLSHLKEAKGRKGALPRFPNKPEVLVPYEQLDHRKRLLEEYLSNLLKIKIYMQHPETMNFLEISHLSFIADLGMKGKEGPISKRTGSGAKSGCNICGLLEGMCCIKCNNFCTYLCGKWHTRHLVVKETFVAYIRPNTGSVQSVILMDHGFGVSYGLYMTGRSGLQIGNLSRHIVIDCWTRRKAREWMKFIQEVSNNEGRDFTQSNPHNSFAPYRLFTPATWFVDGCSYMSSVADALENAKEEIFIADWWLSPEIFMKRPAINSDYWRLDKILERKALEGVKVFVMIYKEVEVALGINSYYSKQRLVEKCPENIKVLRHPDHARVGVFLWAHHEKIVVVDQSIAFLGGIDLCYGRWDNNQHRLVDLGSSHHSSIYIPSGGRCINTSSKKVANPKKSKHVFLPLAIATNTIVMVTTKTIPVMPTVSTKTTMSLAIPQLTPEDLLLMPQPDEMDTVKCNTPNTERKNLFGMAKDTMGKVKQNIKLKRQELINMVYNPNEESSDEEDVVDSGTLHTLIDTDEPMIQSEADTFSKYSGTAKLWLGKDYTNFIVKDFNDLEKPYRDLVDRSTTPRMPWHDIGVMVQGATARDVARHFIQRWNAIKMEKAKLNISYPFLLPKSYKNCRSYVPFIDPSDVHNVQCQVLRSVSSWSAGFLDSETLEQSIQEAYIDAISKAERYIYIENQFFITLASMERTAVKNRIGETLFKRIKRAHREGAVFRVFVIMPLLPGFEGEVGGPSGTALRAITHWNYASISRGKDAILNRLYEAGIEDPSEYITFHGLRAHAMLNGTLVTELIYVHSKLLIVDDNTVICGSANINDRSMIASRDSEIAVIIRDQEFEDGRMNNIPFLCGKFAGSLRKQLMSEHLGLLETNEEIDLTDIVKKSFYRDIWCARSNQNTEIYEEVFHCIPTDKVVNFSMLKQYQNEEPLCSSDPRWAQEMVGKIKGHLVNMPLNFLCNEDLKPAAGTVEGIMPTALWT
- the LOC143355158 gene encoding protein maelstrom homolog; the protein is MSKNNKGKNSFYFFMIDWKTQQEKLGKSYPGGLRDVQRDPQLSVDWSNLSHEKKAHYQSRAKDSKIQAQGSMEKRTALGESLNEVDLRGKKEQEFYQNMLEYIQSVITMGKKHNSLDKLKFIFIHVNWFYRRDVGINKYEFCPAEFAVAEFSLDAGIENVYHEIVSMKIPLGWRGEALEMSQETHKIPVEHPDGQSDFAYMYEKLVQILKSNMTGNKYPPLFTVKDMAPVVVSLLEKMCEKSNGNVDDFLIYSLEALFGGLRNAAAENVDSRSIPLVVAEDEFGKDFFAFVSGLECEFHKISDSPLYCSMSIVKRWGYTICDHCCEYLDIPMIDGIHRPMPQANFNSTRQDTIDLDLSKLSISAPCKTISMTGVGSDYREKVSERTHKDEQRRRNQCKQLEIIDHGKHNGNNIIIPGRPLRPPKTVAKAVSNVEENYLDNFPVLGGRGTAINGDNIADMNFPPLGRGRGKYVQI
- the Srp9 gene encoding signal recognition particle 9 yields the protein MTYLSSWEEFEKGAERLYLQDPMKTRYTMKYCHSKGVLCLKLTDNRTCLQYKTEIAQDLKKMEKFIGNLMRHMASKES